Sequence from the Bremerella volcania genome:
CTGGTGCTGCCCCAGACAGTGACGGTTTTACTTTGCCGCATTTTCCGGCAAAGGTGAAGCGCATCATTTACCTGTTTCAGAACGGAGCTCCGTCGCACGTCGATTTGTTCGACTACAAGCCTAAGCTTCAGGATATGCACGGGACGCAGATCCCGGACGAAGTCGTTGGTGGCAAACGCTTCAGTACGATGACCGGCGGCCAGACGGCTCGTCCCTGCCTGGCTCCGATCACGCAGTTTGCCCAGCGGGGTGAAAGTGGAACGTGGATCGCCGAAGACTTCCTGCCGCGTACGGCGGAGATCGTCGATCGACTTTGCTTCGTCAAATCGATGCATACCACCCAGGTGAATCACGCCCCGGCGATCACCTTCTTTCTTACCGGAGCTGAGATGGCCGGGCGTCCCAGTATGGGGGCGTGGCTGACGTATGGGCTGGGCTCTGAGACCCAGGAACTTCCGGCGTTTGTGGTGATGACCAGTCGCGATAAGGAAGCCTCGTGCGGGCAGATTTTTTACGACTTCTACTGGGGTAGCGGTTTTCTACCCAGCAAATATCAAGGCGTGAAGTTCCGAGGTTCCGGCGACCCGGTGCTTTACTTATCCAATCCAACGGGCATCAGTCGGGAAATGCGACGCGGACTATTGGATGATTTGGCACAATTGAACGGGCTTGCCGCCGAGAGGACAGGCGATCCAGAAATTGCCACGCGTGTTGCTCAGTACGAGATGGCCTACAAGATGCAGGCATCGGTTCCCGAACTAACCGATTTCTCGAAAGAGCCGCAGCATATCCTCGACATGTATGGCCCAGACGTGCAGCGGAAGGGGTCGTACGCTTACAACTGTCTGATGGCCCGAAGACTCGCGGAACGCGGCGTTCGTTTCATTCAACTGATGCATGCCGGTTGGGATCAACACCGAAACCTCAACACACAATTGAAAATTCAGTGTACTGATACCGATGCCCCAAGCGCTGCATTAGTGAAAGACCTTGAGCAACGTGGGCTCCTGGACGATACACTGATCATCTGGGGAGGAGAATTCGGACGTACACCGTTCCTCCAGGGTGCGATATCCGAAACGAAGACATGGGGCCGCGATCATCATCCCTATGTTTTCTCGCTTTGGATGGCCGGTGGCGGCGTTAAGCCAGGGTTTTCCTACGGCGCATCGGATGATTTTGGGCATAATGCAGTGATTGATCCAGTGCATGTGCATGACCTGCAAGCCACCATATTGCATCTGCTAGGTATCGATCATGAGCGGTTCACTTATCGATTCCAAGGACGTGATTTCCGCCTGACCGATGTTCATGGACGCCTGATCAAGCCGATTCTCGCATAGTCCCATATTGCTGCCGGAGGCGATCGTATGTCGCGACACTGCCTGACCGTTGTACTTCTGTTGGTCGTGCCCGCAACCATTCAGGCGGAAGAGCTTCCTCCGCCCCTGGAAAGACAGGTCGAATTCGAATCCGACGTGCTTCCTATTCTCGAAGCAAAGTGCCACGATTGCCACAGCGAGTTTGCCCAGGAGGGAAATCTTCGCCTGGATCGCAAGGCCGCACTGCTTCGCGGTGGGGATTCTGGTGAACCAGGTGTAATCGTCGGCAACAGCGAGAAAAGCCACGTGATTCGACTCGTTGCGGGGCTCGAAAATGACTTGCGGATGCCTCCAGGCGAAGAAGATTCGCTATCGACTGAGGAAATTGGAGTATTGCGCGCCTGGATCGACCAGGGGACGAAGTGGCCAGGGCCTAACGGAGAAGTTGAAAGAGAGAGGCAAACGTCCGATCACTGGGCGTTTCTGCCGGTGATGCCAGTGGTTATCCCTGATAATGATAGTGACTGGGGAAATAATCCAATCGATCACTTCGTCCTAAAACGTCTTCGCGAAGAGGGGCTGTCGTTTAGTGATGCCGCGGATCGACGGACACTGATTCGACGACTGTCGCTTGATGTTCTCGGTTTGCCTCCGTCGCCGGAGGAAATTGACGCATTTGTTCAGGACGAAAGTCCAGATGCTTCGAACAAAGTCATCGATCGGCTCCTGGATAGTCCTCGATTCGGCGAGCGATGGGCTTCGCACTGGCTTGACTTAGTGCGATTCGCTGAGACCCATGGCTTCGAAACTAATCGCGAGCGCCCTAATGCGTGGCGATACCGCGACTATGTGATTCGTGCTTTCAACGAAGACATGCCTTACGATCAATTCATCCGCGAGCAAATCGCGGGAGATAGCTTCGATAGTCCGATAGGCCTGGGCTTCCTGGTTGCAGGGCCATTTGATCAAGTCAAAAGCCCCGATGTCAACCTGACGATGATGCAGCGGCAGAACGAACTCGACGACATCATCAACACAACAGGCACAACGTTTCTAGGACTAACGATCGGCTGCGCTCGTTGTCATAACCACAAATTCGATCCGATTCTGCAGACGGACTATTACTCGATGCAGGCAGTGTTCGCTGGAGTGCAGCATGGCGATATGACATTGCCATCGTCCAGTGAAGCACAAGCCCAGGCCAACGCGCTAAAGCGTGAGATTAACCAGCTCGAGAACCAGCTTGCTGCTTACGCACCAAAGGCGACTGGTAGTCGCTTTATGATGATTGACGATGATCCTGAAACCTCGGGCGATCAGGTCCAGCACCTTAAGCCTATTGCGGGAAAGGGAATCAATTTCCCTGGAAGTGCTCCTGGTCAGGCCGGCGATGCGGGAGACAAAAAGCGTAGTGCGAACGTGAGTGGCGGTAAATATACATGGTGGAAGCACAAGCCAAATGAACCCGTGATTGCCTGGCGGCCGGGGAGCAAAGGGAATTATCGTGTATGGTTGTCATGGGGGTGCGGCTACGACACGCATTGCCAGGATGCACGTTATGTGGTTGATCGCGATGGTAATCCAAGTACGCGTGACGACTGGGAAGTGATTGCGATCGTCAACCAACAACAGTTTGCCAGCGGAGAAGTTCAGCTAAAGAGCGAGCCCATGTGGAGTGGTTTCTTCCACGCATCGATTACCGAGTTGGATGCAGATGATCAGATTCTTTTGGTAGGAGGATCGACCGGCACCGCATTGACGGCGGATGTTCTTCTACTGGAAGAAGTAAATCCAGAAACAAGGTCTGTGCCCGACAAACCCATTTTTCGCGAGGCGGTAACGGCGACTGGGAATGTAGAGAATATTGAAACGCGATCGGCCCGCTTCATTCGCTTTACGATCGAGCAAACCAATTCAGGCTCTCAGCCCTGTTTGGATGAACTTGCCGTCTACTCGCAGGGACGCAACGTTGCCCTGGCCAGCGAAGGAGCGAAGCCGAGCGCATCGGGGTCGCTCGCCGGATATCCCATTCACAAGTTGTCCCATATCAACGACGGAAAGTACGGGAACAGCCACAGTTGGATATCCGACACCAGCGGAAAAGGATGGGTTCAGATTGAACTAACGAAGTCTTTTGCGATCGATCGAATCGAATGGGCGCGGGATCGCGAAGGCAAGTATGCTGACCGACTGCCAACCGAGTATCGCATTGAACTTTCGGAAGACGGCAAGAACTGGCAAGAGGTCGCCAGTAGTTTTGATCGGCTGCCATCGAATTCGGCGGCAATGAATCCGGAGACAAGATATCAGTTTAAGGGTCTACCAACTGCCGATGTCGAAATGGCGAAGTCGCTGTTGGATCGACTTCAGAAGGCAAGGATTGAATTAGCTGCCGTGACAAAGCCCACACTGGCGTACGCCGGAAAGTATCAACAGCCGGGTCCAACGCATCGTCTTTATCGCGGCGAACCGCTCCAGAAGCGAGAAGAAGTACTGCCAAACGTCCCCGAGATTTTTGCCGATCTCAAACTGCCAAGTGATTCACCCGAAGCCGAGCGGAGACGAAAGCTGGCCGAGTGGATCGCCTCGCCTGATAACCCACTCACTGCCCGGGTCATTGTGAATCGAATTTGGCAATTCCATTTTGGAACTGGCCTAGTGGATACGCCTAGTGATTTCGGAGGAGCTGGCGTGCCTCCTTCGCATCCGGAACTGCTCGATTGGCTGGCGATGGAACTGGTGCGAAATGATTGGTCCTTGAAGCATATCCACCGTCTTATCTTGCAGTCAGCGTCCTACCAGCAGTCGAGTCGCCCCAACCCAAGTGGGTTGACGAAGGATAGTGGGACGCGCCTTTTATGGCGGTATCCTCCGCATCGGTTAGAAGCTGAACCCATCCGTGACTCGATGTTGTCCGTTTCCGGTGTACTAGACTTGAGCCAGGGTGGTCCAGGCTTTAGTGCGTTCGAGGTCGAGGCTGAGAACGTACGGCATTACCACCCAAAGAAGTCATTTGGCACCGAGGACTGGCGCAGGATGGTTTATATGACAAAGGTTCGGATGGAGAAGGACGCCGTTTTTGGTCTGTTTGATTGTCCCGATGCCGCCACTTCCGTTGCCAAACGGTCCCGTTCCACAACACCGCTTCAGGCGTTGAATTTGTTCAACAGCAAGTTCGTATTACGGCAAGCGGAATTGCTTAGCGAGCGACTTCAAAATGAGGCAGACTCAGTGGCACATCAAGTTGTAAGAGCGTATCGGCTTTGCTATGGCCGAGAACCAAGCGAGCGGGAAGCCGATGCTGCCCAAGCGTTCATTAATCAGCAAGGTCTCGAAGCGTTCTGCCGTGCCCTTCTTAACAGCAATGAGTTCCTTTTTCTCCAATAGGCAAACCAGGGTGAATTGATGACTAGATCAAATGACGAAACTGGGTTGCCACTGGGTATCCATATGCTGAGTCGCCGAGGATTCCTGGGACACACGGCGTCTGGGCTGGGCAGCATTGCCCTCTCGATGATGCTGACTCAAGAGAAGCTACTGGCTGAGAAAGTCCGCTCGGTTGGTGGCAAGCAGCCTATTCGTCCCAACATTGATCCAAGCCAGCCCTTCGCACCGCGCAATTCTCACTTGCCGGCGGCCGCAAAGAATGTGCTCGTTATTTTCTGCTCTGGCGCATGTAGCCATGTCGATACGTTCGACTACAAGCCAGAGCTGATCAAACGTCACGGCCAGCCAATGCCTGGGGCTGACAAGCTGGTGACCTTTCAAGGACAACAGGGCAACTTGACGAAAAGTCCCTGGAAATTCCGGCCACGCGGCGAGTGTGGGAAGATGATCTCGGATCTTGTTCCGCAACTTGGCGATCTGGCCGACGACATCTGCTTCATCCATTCAATCACCGGAAAGACGAACACTCATGGTCCTGGTGAGAACTACATGTCGACGGGGTTTACTCTGGATGGATATCCAAGCATGGGAGCCTGGGCGACCTATGCGCTGGGAAGTGCAAACGAGAACCTTCCTGCCTACGTGGCGATTCCTGATCCGCGAGGAACGCCGCAGGCCTCGGTCAACAACTGGGGGCCAGGTTTTTTGCCGGCAGCATTCCAAGGCACAGACTTCAATGCCAACCAGCCGATAAGGAACTTAAGCAGGCCTGAGGGTATTGATCCTCGGAAAGACGCTGCAACTCGCGACTTTCTGAATGAGCTGAATGCTCGACATCTGGAAAGGTTCCCCGGAGACAGCGAATTGGCGGCTCGCATTTCGAGTTATG
This genomic interval carries:
- a CDS encoding DUF1501 domain-containing protein encodes the protein MSTHDIANPQKDHAIAMTRRQLLGRAGIGLGSVALGSLLGDDAGAAPDSDGFTLPHFPAKVKRIIYLFQNGAPSHVDLFDYKPKLQDMHGTQIPDEVVGGKRFSTMTGGQTARPCLAPITQFAQRGESGTWIAEDFLPRTAEIVDRLCFVKSMHTTQVNHAPAITFFLTGAEMAGRPSMGAWLTYGLGSETQELPAFVVMTSRDKEASCGQIFYDFYWGSGFLPSKYQGVKFRGSGDPVLYLSNPTGISREMRRGLLDDLAQLNGLAAERTGDPEIATRVAQYEMAYKMQASVPELTDFSKEPQHILDMYGPDVQRKGSYAYNCLMARRLAERGVRFIQLMHAGWDQHRNLNTQLKIQCTDTDAPSAALVKDLEQRGLLDDTLIIWGGEFGRTPFLQGAISETKTWGRDHHPYVFSLWMAGGGVKPGFSYGASDDFGHNAVIDPVHVHDLQATILHLLGIDHERFTYRFQGRDFRLTDVHGRLIKPILA
- a CDS encoding DUF1553 domain-containing protein; this encodes MSRHCLTVVLLLVVPATIQAEELPPPLERQVEFESDVLPILEAKCHDCHSEFAQEGNLRLDRKAALLRGGDSGEPGVIVGNSEKSHVIRLVAGLENDLRMPPGEEDSLSTEEIGVLRAWIDQGTKWPGPNGEVERERQTSDHWAFLPVMPVVIPDNDSDWGNNPIDHFVLKRLREEGLSFSDAADRRTLIRRLSLDVLGLPPSPEEIDAFVQDESPDASNKVIDRLLDSPRFGERWASHWLDLVRFAETHGFETNRERPNAWRYRDYVIRAFNEDMPYDQFIREQIAGDSFDSPIGLGFLVAGPFDQVKSPDVNLTMMQRQNELDDIINTTGTTFLGLTIGCARCHNHKFDPILQTDYYSMQAVFAGVQHGDMTLPSSSEAQAQANALKREINQLENQLAAYAPKATGSRFMMIDDDPETSGDQVQHLKPIAGKGINFPGSAPGQAGDAGDKKRSANVSGGKYTWWKHKPNEPVIAWRPGSKGNYRVWLSWGCGYDTHCQDARYVVDRDGNPSTRDDWEVIAIVNQQQFASGEVQLKSEPMWSGFFHASITELDADDQILLVGGSTGTALTADVLLLEEVNPETRSVPDKPIFREAVTATGNVENIETRSARFIRFTIEQTNSGSQPCLDELAVYSQGRNVALASEGAKPSASGSLAGYPIHKLSHINDGKYGNSHSWISDTSGKGWVQIELTKSFAIDRIEWARDREGKYADRLPTEYRIELSEDGKNWQEVASSFDRLPSNSAAMNPETRYQFKGLPTADVEMAKSLLDRLQKARIELAAVTKPTLAYAGKYQQPGPTHRLYRGEPLQKREEVLPNVPEIFADLKLPSDSPEAERRRKLAEWIASPDNPLTARVIVNRIWQFHFGTGLVDTPSDFGGAGVPPSHPELLDWLAMELVRNDWSLKHIHRLILQSASYQQSSRPNPSGLTKDSGTRLLWRYPPHRLEAEPIRDSMLSVSGVLDLSQGGPGFSAFEVEAENVRHYHPKKSFGTEDWRRMVYMTKVRMEKDAVFGLFDCPDAATSVAKRSRSTTPLQALNLFNSKFVLRQAELLSERLQNEADSVAHQVVRAYRLCYGREPSEREADAAQAFINQQGLEAFCRALLNSNEFLFLQ
- a CDS encoding DUF1501 domain-containing protein, which encodes MTRSNDETGLPLGIHMLSRRGFLGHTASGLGSIALSMMLTQEKLLAEKVRSVGGKQPIRPNIDPSQPFAPRNSHLPAAAKNVLVIFCSGACSHVDTFDYKPELIKRHGQPMPGADKLVTFQGQQGNLTKSPWKFRPRGECGKMISDLVPQLGDLADDICFIHSITGKTNTHGPGENYMSTGFTLDGYPSMGAWATYALGSANENLPAYVAIPDPRGTPQASVNNWGPGFLPAAFQGTDFNANQPIRNLSRPEGIDPRKDAATRDFLNELNARHLERFPGDSELAARISSYELAARMQMTVPEVSDLSTEPAETLQMYGADDTQNTLKSAYARNCILARRLIEQGVRFVQLFNGAYQTGGEGVSNWDGHKALQTQYSIHGPVLDQPTAALIKDLKQRGLLEDTLVVWCTEFGRMPTFQKGASGRDHNPEGFTCWLAGAGVKAPFTFGGTDEFGYKAVDNVVDVHDFHATILHLLGLDHERLTFYHNGIERRLTDVHGRVIKDILA